The Thiovulum sp. ES region GAATTCCATGACTTCGTCCAACCATTAAAGTATATTTATCTTGTTCAGCTCTTTTTTTAAGAGTTTCAAGAACCATTTTCATATCATCAATAACAATTTGTAAAGAGTCCCGCATTTGTAAGGCGACTCCAGTATCAATTGCATCCGATGAGGTCATTCCGTAATGAACCCAACGACTCTCTTCTCCGAGACTTTCTGAAACTGATGTCAAAAATGCAATTACATCATGCTTTGTTTCTCTCTCAATCTCATCAATTCGATCAACAGAAAAAGAGGCATTATTAACTATTTTATCAGCATCTTCAGTAGGGATTAGACCTAATTTATTCCAAGCTTTAACACCAGCTTTTTCAACTTCTAACCATGCTTTATATCTAGCTTCTTGAGTCCATTTATCAGCCATCTCTTTTCTGCTGTATCGTTCAACCATTATTTTCTCCGTAACACTAAAATCCCGATTTTTCGGGAAGTTTCTAATTAAATTCTAAAATTGGAAAGTTATTCTATCAGAAAGAAACCGAAAAGATTTTTAAAGAAAAGAGAGGGATAGAATTTTTTTACATTTCTATAATATAAAATTAATTTATATATTATTGGAGTGAGTCGGGTTTCCCCGACAAAAAACTATTTAATTTTTTTTAAAAAATCTTCAAAGTTTTCATAAAGATGCTTTTCTGAAATAAGATTTGGAATCATTTTCACTTTTGTAAGCATATCTTTTGGTTGTTGTTTAATACAGCAAATATAAACTTCAATATCTTTTTCTCGAAGTGAAATTACGGCATCTTCAATTGCATAGAGACCACTTTGGTCAATGTGCGGAACATTTTCCATTCTAAAAACAACTTTTTCAACATGTGGCACTTTCCGAATAATCTCTTTAAAACCAAAAGTGAATCCAAAGAAAATTGGACCGTCAAAATGCTGAATATAAAGTTTTTCTCGAACCTCATCGCTGATATTTTTCTCATCTGGCAGAACCTCATCAATATGGTCTCGATGAATTTTTCCCTCAGCATTCTCTTCCGCAATTTGACTCATCTGTTTCATAAACCAGACAGAAGCAAGAACCATTCCAACTGCAACAGCTTGAAGGAGATCAACAAAAACTGTCAAAATTAAAACAGTAAGCATGATTACAGCATCAGAACGAGGAATGAGATTTACATCTTTTATTCCTTTGTAGTCAATAATTCCAATTCCGACTGTAATCAAAATTCCTGCTAAAACACTTAATGGAATCATTTCAGCATAGCTACCAATTCCAAGAAGAACAAGAAGAAGCAAAAAGCCGTGAATTGCTCCAGAAAG contains the following coding sequences:
- a CDS encoding adenylosuccinate lyase (PFAM: Lyase) codes for the protein MVERYSRKEMADKWTQEARYKAWLEVEKAGVKAWNKLGLIPTEDADKIVNNASFSVDRIDEIERETKHDVIAFLTSVSESLGEESRWVHYGMTSSDAIDTGVALQMRDSLQIVIDDMKMVLETLKKRAEQDKYTLMVGRSHGI